Genomic segment of Hylaeus volcanicus isolate JK05 chromosome 6, UHH_iyHylVolc1.0_haploid, whole genome shotgun sequence:
aattcttgcGTGTCGTAACTTTACGCATTGGATAttgaatctttttcttttaacaataGATTTCTTCAAAACGAAGGTGTCATAGTACTAGGCGCAACAAATAGACGCGATGATCTGGACAACGCATTGATGCGACCTGGTCGTTTCGATGtagaaatttatgtaaatataccAGATTTTATTGgacggaaagaaattttagatttGTACTTATCAAGAATATTAACGCGAGATGTTGATATAGACTATTTAGCCCGATGCACTGTTGGATTTACAGGCGCTGATATAGAGAATATGGTATGCTCTTTTACAcactttttttcattattttatgcaGGGTATTTCTTTAACGTTTATTCACGTTCCTTTAACGTAAACATCTAGAGCAGCACTGTTCAAACGATATTCCACAACCATCCGCCGTTACCAtggaatatataatacatatatctgAATATATGCATGCGTGGCATTTGacttttttcgtatttttaaaagagtCGGAAATATTCTAGATGCTCACGTTGAAGGAACCCTATATAGATGAGTAAAGTATTACTTTTAACTTTCAtgttctactttttttttccttattctCTACCTGTTCAATTTGTTAAAGGTAAATCAAGCAGCTTTACGAGCAGCAATAAATGATGCAGATTATGTAACCATGAAACATTTGGAATATGCTAGAGATAAAGTAGTACTGGGTCCAGAAGGAAAGAGGAGGATGTTAGACGAGGAAGCCAATCGTATTACAGCGTTTCATGAAGCAGGACATGCGTTAGTTGCATATTACACTAAAGATGCTGTGCCAATACATAAAGTTACTATCATACCCCGTGGAGCTTCTTTAGGACATGTAAGTATTACAAGTATGAAACtataacaaaaaaacataaattttacatttacaataattGCTTACAACAAGTTACTCCTTGACTTTTAGACATCATTTTTACGAGACAAAGATGTATTTCATATAACAAAGTCACAGTTATTAGCTAATATGGATTCGATGATGGGTGGCCGTGCCGCAGAAGAATTAGTTTTTGGAACTGATAAAGTAACAACAGGAGCGTCAAATGATTTTGAAGTATGtaacatattttgtttattatatattatatattttccaattagtattaataatcatatatTTCCAGCAAGCAACTTCTATTGCTGAGCATATGGTCAAAAGTTATGGCATGTCAGAAAAAGTTGGTTTTAGAGCGTATTCAGATTCTAAAAAACTAGAATCGTTTGGAACTAGTGAATACGGCCCTAGTACAAATGAACTCATCGACAGCGAAGTGAAACGTCTTCTAcaagtaaatttattcattatactATACCAATGACTCTGCgtattacttaaaaatattaagttttaaatttctttcattactTTTCAGGAATCGTATGAACGCGCGAAGACAATATTAAAGGTACACGCAAAAGAACATAAACAATTAGCAGACGCGTTACTTAAATACGAAACATTAGACGCtgaagatataaaaaatatagtgaACGGAAAGACAACTCGAATTGAAACTATCAATAATCAGCCACCAATTATAGATCCATCTTCTCATGTATTATAATTAggatatcgaaattcaattttaaatagagattaaaataaattatttggtatATTATCACATTTTATGATAATACTTTATACTTCTTTATTGTATTACTTACGttttacaatttgaaatacacgcagaattattaaattttgatcaaaatGTAATGGAACTTTTCGATTTATGTCTTTAAGGTATGTAAGTtcaatcgttttatttaattacttatatcattaatatatattgtgCTTCctgtaaaaattcatgtaaatttacttttgatacaactattttcttttttgctgAGATTCAATAGACTCGGAACTGCATAGAATTGCACTATGGTTGATGTGGTTGGATTATTTATCTTAGCTAAATCTATCGTATCTAACATATTTTGATTGCCATTACCAATTCgagtttgttaattttattccgaatTCGAGAATATTAGAATACGTTTTGTTCGAGGTTATTcgcaaaacaaaaatttgaaacttattttctttagataAATAGTTTGTATAAAGTGGACTGCGTTCATAAGATGtaacataattttacaaatttgaGAAACcgatgtacaataaataaacttaaaacaaaacaagtgGGTGCGTGTAATGCCGCGCGTTACAAGTGTAATTTCTTGGACGcaatggtgaaattttattaatttttcccaGATATTTGGAAGATGATGCAAGGGACTCGCGCATCATCTTCAAAATATCTTTTAGTAATTCAAAGTTGGATAATTAACTTATAAAGGATCAAAAGGGAGTTACTTTCTCATATTCCTTTgcaacactttttttttttttctaaaaaagaacttttatttacaaagcAAATTAAATTGCCAGTGACACTAGCACATGCAATAGGAATACCGCTTTCCTATTGCTTAACATAGTCCACCTGACATTCGACCATACAAAATGGGtagaggaattttttttaacgaagcaAATGGATCTTGAAGAATCCAAAAAAACGATCCTTCGAAGATCGATAAGCCTCTGGAGCAGCGGTAGCCACATAATATCGCCAGGTCCACCTTTCATGTATCGAAAGTAATACGTATCGTTGAGAATAAACAAAACGCAGATCGTTTAAGTGTAGcaagattatttatattattaatatttgacgGAAAATAAGCAAGGCGAGTTTTGTTTTCGATAACTATTATAAAAGTAACTTGCAAGCATTGTACTTGTTTCATATTCTTGCAAATGTCAATGTACCTTAGTAATTGATGTATAGAAcgttctttaaatataatgaTACAGGCACataaaatttgaacaaatcaaattaataGAGGTtcgacaacaatttttaaaaaggatGATCGATGGATcttgttttatgaaaattattccgTTCTACGTATTTCTAATAGTGacaattgataaattattgcATACTACGATTACGACATACATTTTACTGTTCTATAAAATTGTCCTACCCatgcaatattattaatatccgAGTAATGATCCATTTGTACCccatttttttctccttcgaaatttgtatcgttgaAAGAAATACTACCTTAATTGAAATTGCACTCGTACAGAAATATATTACGCCGCATTATGGAACTAAGTATTGATTTTTGTAGGAAATAGAAAATCACCGATGAATCGTAACGGATAATAACTTATAGATGGATGAACTTCCGATGGAGGCAAAAAATACAGTGCAAAGTTAGATTGTATTGTAATTTAGTTATACTATGCCCATTCAAACAATCTTGTCTCGttagaatattttcgtttccctTCAAATTACATTGTATAATGCAAAATGATATCCATGATTTCATACAGACAAGACTGTTGTTGttattactttgtttaaatatagcTATATCTATTGACTGTTCGTGTAAAtatgaatgtatacatgtttcaatataatttgtttctgcattttcattttataaatcagTGCTGTTACGTTACACTTCTAGATATCAGTATCAATTTTGACGATTTACTTCCATTCTCGTGTTCTTAATTGCATGAGCAACgttcgatatttataataatatgtatcgTAAATATCTATCGATGAGAATAGTTTTtcgaacaaacaaacaaaaatatagttaTTGCACTAGTTGCATGAAAATGCTTCGATATCTGTATCtagataaatttaaatcattaaTCGAACAGCACAGACAAACTCTAATTATAcgatataatattgaataattccTATCTAAAATCTTTTGTGCGTATAACAACAAGTAATATCGTAATACATGACTTTACTTACGAGTTACAAATAGCTATACTATTACAGAAATTTCCAAGATCTTCGATCATTTGGTCAAGTTAACGAAAGTTATTCATTTTGTGTAATAACTTTCTATACTTGCACGattatattcctttttttcgtcatttttttctttttcacaacTTGAAAGgtcgacgtttttttttttccaaatcaCTACTTGGTTCATCGGATGTTTGCGTCTGTACAATTCACAACTCGCCTTACAATAAGATTACCGTCTTATGGTCGttcaatattataaaatatttgcactACGCATAactcattttataaaaaaagtgtGTTCAATGTATTTCAGACTGTGTGGGAAGCCAAGTTTGGTTTTGCTTATACGAATGTTTGTATTatgattacaaaaaatgttcattaaccctttgaagtGTCGCTAATATTTTActcttttcatttctaatttacTTCGTTTTCGATAATGTTGAATCAAAATAGccatagaaaaatatactttattcatatttttataatacctCAGACTTAATGTTCTgctgtttttcaattttcgttttgttcGTCTCGTTACTTCATAATATGCTTCAtgattattttcaatcgaaatgaatttttctccaaatttaaaaaatatatttcgaacaTTTAGATTATTACGTTTACTCGATGTATGCTTCAAAAGGTTAATACAGACACGTATGttttaaactttaaatcatcgtacattatttaaattcgcaagattcgacatttttcagattcccacatatgtttatttatttagttacgGTATGTGAAACGGCGATTAAAAACTGGTATTAGCAATGTAGTGCCTTGTAGAGTAATAGCATGAACCAAATAacgttttcaaaattctttcttagttaattaaacataccgagaaacaaatacaaagaaatcgatattacctgtacaaaaatgtaatcgtcaaataaataattatcttcgGTTTTTATTGTCGCGCTAATCTCTTATTCGGTTACTACACAAGTTAAGCGATATAAGAACAGAAAATTTGGTTCATGTTATTCGTATGTCAATAGtaacttttaaaaaacaagATTTCACAAAAATCATACTATATAACATTTTACATGGTGTTAACTATTTAACGCCATATAATCCTTTACAGAATGATAATAcagaatttttgcaaatgtcgTGGGTGTGTGATCATTTGCGAGTAAACTACGTTTACCccgtattttataaaaatctaatACTTAACGATGTGAAGCGCATCTTTAAGACTTcgacgtgaaaaataattgtaaacgaTGAAATTCATTAGCCGCGAACGATAAGTACGTTACGCGGATATTCTATGAAATATCTAACTTTTCTGCTTCGAAAGCTAAGTAATCACGATGCgtaggaataaaaattgattaaactaTCCAATTCGTAAAATCCTCGTCGAGAGCgccatagaaaaatataaattggcGGTGTACTTATGGTAATTCGAAATTCTTTAACAAACAAAACGACATACCAGGAAGATCCGCCATAGCAATCATTATTTCGTATGATTATCGATGCAGAATCCAGTACggaatttaaatgtacaattttaaattttctgaagcataacttttttttttaaaaaaacacaagTCCTCGAACTTTTAAGTTAATAGTCAAAATTTTGATCATCTTCGAGTGATCCaacgaatatataaaaaccAGATCTGGAACAAAAGTTTGATACgctatctaaaaaaaaaaagagttaatAACAGGTGTGGCGAAATTTGTTGGGATCGCGcgtcaaaaattaatttaaaaaaaaaaatcagcgaTACGGCGCGTACCATacgaaaattggaatttattaaaaatactgaGTAACGGATTTATAACAATTCTAAACACGATAGCTAttcgaacaataaatttaaaatattaaaaaaatacaattgaaaaaaagtcaagtaaaactttaaaataataacattaaacTTACGAAGTTTGAGTACTTCTGATTTAAAATGTGATTTGCCAATTAAATAGaaactttacattttaaaatctataaaaatacgaagatgttaaacatttacaaatttatatacacacTCATTAACTTTTCTtggtttaaaaatgtattatgtaCTGGGTTCGATACCGATTGTTATGTAAAAAGAAGCTCACCAATGTCCAGCAGGtgattcgtaaatatttcttagaaACGCTTGAATAACAAAGTCGCAATAACGCGTTCTTAAATGACTTAGAAAcaaacgtttcgaaacgatgaatataaagtatttatataaaatcaacTTCCACTTATTCGAATCTCAAATGCTTCACAGCGACGATAGCTCTGTTTGAGCAACTTCTTCGTCTTTTTTCACACTTGCAAACTCAATGTTTCACCAAAGACACCTCAAACTCCACTGGAGACATTTACACTTTTAGTTTCACTAGTGgcaaatttaagaaatatacaaTCTTCAGAGATTTACATTTGCATcacagtgttttttttttcttttacttacTTTAACGAATAAGCGACACAAGTCTAAGATGAATATAATTGGCAGTTACGCACTTTGTTTTCTGCTCTTTATagattaaattgaattgtacACTTATAACTGCTTCGAAGTTATTCTTAATTTACCgctcaaattttttaatattttcttttgtatctgATTTTCCCATCGTGAGCTGCTCtcatcgttatttttttacgGTACTGCAATTAAGAAGATAATTGATAACATTAGTTCCAATCggtatcaatttttctattgtGTATTATATAGGCAGTagagtttttaataattcgagaaatcgtggaaaattaCAAAGCCAAGTAAATCATGACAAAACTGCGAAAGGAAGCAAGTCAAAGTTTTGCTATTGTAATTccattgaatataaaatagatatttgtTGCGAAAGAAGAtcaaatacataattatttgatCGCTGTAACActaattatttgatattagCACAAGGAACTAAGACTTGTTTATCGTATTGCCACTATAACGCTTCGcgtattaaagtaaaatacttATGCAAAGTATTATCATCGTTCAAAGAAGTCATACAAACATACgagttgaattatttttccaaccTTTGGTAGATCACTATGCGAAACTTTAAGATCCACAAATTACTTTTGCGTACGCTTTCAACGATTAGGCTCTGTCACTTCGTTAAACAAAGGTGTTAATGAATCAACGTCTTGCAATTCATCGAAATTACCAAGTGGGTCCAAATCATTTGTTTCTGTGTCAGTTTCTCCGAGAAAATTAGCCTCAAGCAAATCCACAACATTTCTACACAAACTACCAGAAGCAGACTCATTTCCATTTTCGTTATGTAAGTTCAAAGAATTAAGCGTAGGACTCGAAAGCATCGGTTCATTAGTCTCCTGATAAGTTTCTTGCGATTGAACTGTATGCAACGGTGTCGAAGGATACGATCTTGATCCGTTACTGTCTTCGGCGTAAGATGGTGTATATGTAGATACTGGCACAGGTAGCGGTGTATTGGGATAGGAGCGagattgtattattttctgtaagGCTCCACCGACTGGAATATCGAGTACATTTGACGGGTCCAACATGTCATCTTCCGATAAGTTTAAGTTTGAATTTGGTAAAGCATCCAACACTATCGCGTTACTTTCTATTAAACCTTCTTCCGTGGGTTGTTCTGGTAAAATTTGTAAGCTTTGTGTCCCGTCTTCGctcaaaatattcaatatatttgttatgttTTCAGACGTAATTTCTTTATCGCCTATTAAGAAATGTTGATCATCCGACATGAAATTTGGATCAACGTCGTCAAGTAAATACGTCGAAGTTCCTTCTGATTGACCGATTGATCCAAAATCGTTAAACTCGCTAGGTACTGGTGTAGGCGCTATAGAACTGCTTGTAGACGGATTAAAACTCGGACTTTGAAATGATAAACAATGTTGAGTTGAAATAGGTGACATTAGCGCAGGATTGACCATTCTATGTAACGGAACTGATTGCGATCTGTAGAGTTCGTTGGTAAACTGTTTATTCCCGTGAAACAATTCGCTGATTTCTTGATCGGGGTGGTTCttttgataaacatttttaatttcttgcaAATTTTCTTGACTCGGATAGTTGATCAGCAATTGTTTCTGTGGTGCTAAATCGGAAGATAAAAATGCGGCACATTGCGGTCCCCGTCCTTCTCTTTTCGAAGTAACAGACATTTGCGTTGTACCGCTGTCAACCTGTACTTCCGATGATTTTGTAGAAATCAATGACAACTGTGGCGTGGATGCTTGTCTAACTAAATCTGGACCACTCGTTGGGACGACGAAAGTATCGTTTTTACTAGTGTAAGGCATGCTACAAGATATCGAACGTGACAACGATTTGTGAGCACGTGCCCTGGAACTACTCGCTTGCAAATTACTTCTCGAGCGTGGAACAGGCGTATTACGCGGTGAAACAAATGGACTAGCATTTGCAGAATTAGACTTGGAAGCGCGACCATTAATGGGCGAGTGTGGTCCTGGCGATATCggtgtaaaattaaatattctacgaCGTGTATTCGGACTTTGCGGTACTGTGTTAGCGATAACGTTTGTATCTTGTACATGTTCCACGACATTCGTTTCGAAACTGACTCTACGCCTGGTATTACTTTGATTCGAATGATTTAGCAATGTTGGTAATATCAAGTTATGTTTCTGAGTAATTTCACGTTTCTCGATGTTCTGCCTGATAATAGCAGCGGGTAATACATCGACGGGTGCATGCATGGTTCCtgcttttaaattttgttgtaatattAGTCGTAGTTGCGATACTTTGTCAGATCTTGATATTTGTTCGTCGATAGCGATAGCGTTAGCTTCCATGTCTGAACTCGACGAGCTACTTTGTTGAAAATACTGCAATAATTCCTCCTCTTGCTCTTGGGAATTGTTACCTCCGTTTAAATAATCATCTAAAGAGTCCGAATCGATCGAACAAAGCTTTTCAGTTTTACCTATGAGATTGGAATTTTCTTGCAATAATCGAATCTGATCTTTAGTTAAGATTGTTGATTCTTCCGTTGTGTTCAAACTAGG
This window contains:
- the LOC128877950 gene encoding uncharacterized protein LOC128877950 isoform X2, which translates into the protein MSTDNHDQTKPCLSKPPARIELNADESVFDGRRIKKERTDVSIENGDGTINAGVNDNNKQVQPSQRPAAGRFSNGFHDGDLLQDIIAAKFTALANHGTAAKHDKIRLMIEDTISEDAKTRIQDIFSQIEQLKIEEKLLLYLKLPLSLTNTGGTVDPLRQPLNPLGNRYEIHQTIMWIKTHLEEDPDVSLPKQEVYDEYNMYCMRNSMKPLSTADFGKVMKQVYPRVRPRRLGTRGNSRYCYAGMRKRVKLDPPTLPNITGTQTSDDVDENITEEMLGAASALIREWAENLLGLKFPTLSALARHLVDNLCVDTRSLAAICILCASGDTSNTSTKESTTDLRGTSLSGKSGKLREAQLQLQRKLQQREHIRDQKHRHLDTVMQNQNKEKIVDNKTGANKGNKKTKSSQSSQGTNVSSGQNTLTKFSLSAVVTNRQKKVLKASSQLCNISLESNCDNIVVQSIEGVQNNSNPSVVMTNCVNTQRDVKPRNSRKRANPIVSNQPSETSPEKQTKLTEQQMQENVEHSNALLPKLASIQRPEKISVILAGNLKPTKCKVNEAVINQPPKNCDIETSTCSKSCVKVNGCPNNLDPSLNTTEESTILTKDQIRLLQENSNLIGKTEKLCSIDSDSLDDYLNGGNNSQEQEEELLQYFQQSSSSSSDMEANAIAIDEQISRSDKVSQLRLILQQNLKAGTMHAPVDVLPAAIIRQNIEKREITQKHNLILPTLLNHSNQSNTRRRVSFETNVVEHVQDTNVIANTVPQSPNTRRRIFNFTPISPGPHSPINGRASKSNSANASPFVSPRNTPVPRSRSNLQASSSRARAHKSLSRSISCSMPYTSKNDTFVVPTSGPDLVRQASTPQLSLISTKSSEVQVDSGTTQMSVTSKREGRGPQCAAFLSSDLAPQKQLLINYPSQENLQEIKNVYQKNHPDQEISELFHGNKQFTNELYRSQSVPLHRMVNPALMSPISTQHCLSFQSPSFNPSTSSSIAPTPVPSEFNDFGSIGQSEGTSTYLLDDVDPNFMSDDQHFLIGDKEITSENITNILNILSEDGTQSLQILPEQPTEEGLIESNAIVLDALPNSNLNLSEDDMLDPSNVLDIPVGGALQKIIQSRSYPNTPLPVPVSTYTPSYAEDSNGSRSYPSTPLHTVQSQETYQETNEPMLSSPTLNSLNLHNENGNESASGSLCRNVVDLLEANFLGETDTETNDLDPLVP
- the LOC128877950 gene encoding uncharacterized protein LOC128877950 isoform X1 produces the protein MSTDNHDQTKPCLSKPPARIELNADESVFDGRRIKKERTDVSIENGDGTINAGVNDNNKQVQPSQRPAAGRFSNGFHDGDLLQDIIAAKFTALANHGTAAKHDKIRLMIEDTISEDAKTRIQDIFSQIEQLKIEEKLLLYLKLPLSLTNTGGTVDPLRQPLNPLGNRYEIHQTIMWIKTHLEEDPDVSLPKQEVYDEYNMYCMRNSMKPLSTADFGKVMKQVYPRVRPRRLGTRGNSRYCYAGMRKRVKLDPPTLPNITGTQTSDDVDENITEEMLGAASALIREWAENLLGLKFPTLSALARHLVDNLCVDTRSLAAICILCASGDTSNTSTKESTTDLRGTSLSGKSGKLREAQLQLQRKLQQREHIRDQKHRHLDTVMQNQNKEKIVDNKTGANKGNKKTKSSQSSQGTNVSSGQNTLTKFSLSAVVTNRQKKVLKASSQLCNISLESNCDNIVVQSIEGVQNNSNPSVVMTNCVNTQRDVKPRNSRKRANPIVSNQPSETSPEKQTKLTEQQMQENVEHSNALLPKLASIQRPEKISVILAGNLKPTKCKVNEAVINQPPKNCDIETSTCSKSCVKVNGCPNNLDPSLNTTEESTILTKDQIRLLQENSNLIGKTEKLCSIDSDSLDDYLNGGNNSQEQEEELLQYFQQSSSSSSDMEANAIAIDEQISRSDKVSQLRLILQQNLKAGTMHAPVDVLPAAIIRQNIEKREITQKHNLILPTLLNHSNQSNTRRRVSFETNVVEHVQDTNVIANTVPQSPNTRRRIFNFTPISPGPHSPINGRASKSNSANASPFVSPRNTPVPRSRSNLQASSSRARAHKSLSRSISCSMPYTSKNDTFVVPTSGPDLVRQASTPQLSLISTKSSEVQVDSGTTQMSVTSKREGRGPQCAAFLSSDLAPQKQLLINYPSQENLQEIKNVYQKNHPDQEISELFHGNKQFTNELYRSQSVPLHRMVNPALMSPISTQHCLSFQSPSFNPSTSSSIAPTPVPSEFNDFGSIGQSEGTSTYLLDDVDPNFMSDDQHFLIGDKEITSENITNILNILSEDGTQSLQILPEQPTEEGLIESNAIVLDALPNSNLNLSEDDMLDPSNVLDIPVGGALQKIIQSRSYPNTPLPVPVSTYTPSYAEDSNGSRSYPSTPLHTVQSQETYQETNEPMLSSPTLNSLNLHNENGNESASGSLCRNVVDLLEANFLGETDTETNDLDPLGNFDELQDVDSLTPLFNEVTEPNR